A genomic segment from Zonotrichia albicollis isolate bZonAlb1 chromosome 19, bZonAlb1.hap1, whole genome shotgun sequence encodes:
- the SGSH gene encoding N-sulfoglucosamine sulfohydrolase, which translates to MRPWALLLLLMLLGALPPGGAAAPARNVLLLLADDGGFESGAYNNSAIRTPNLDALARRGLVFQNAFTSVSSCSPSRASILTGLPQHQNGMYGLHQDVHHFNSFDGVRSLPQLLSHAGVRTGIIGKKHVGPGAVYPFDFAYTEENSSVLQVGRNITRIKELVRRFLQSQDERPFFLYVAFHDPHRCGHSQPQYGPFCEKFGNGQSGMGWIPDWKPQLYQPDQVQVPPFVPDTPAAREDLAAQYTTIGRMDQGIGLVLQELLHAGFLNSTLVIYTSDNGIPFPGGRTNLYRSGTAQPLLLSSPEHPRRWGQVSPAFASLLDLTPTILDWFSIPYPAYSIFGKRRVQLTGKSLLPALESEQPWATSFMSQSHHEVTMYYPMRAVQQRQYRLIHNLHYRMPFPIDQDLYVSPTFQDLLGRTQAGQPTHWNRSLQQYYYRPRWELFDCSQDPAESHNLAPDPRYASVLQLLRAQLLQWQWDTGDPWVCAPDAVLEEKLSPQCQPLHNEL; encoded by the exons ATGCGGCCctgggcgctgctgctgctgctgatgttgCTGGGAGCGCTCCCGCCCGGCGGagccgcggccccggcccgcaatgtgctgctgctcctgg CCGATGACGGCGGCTTCGAGAGCGGCGCCTACAACAACTCTGCCATCCGCACGCCGAACCTGGACGCGCTGGCCCGGCGTGGTTTGGTGTTCCAGAACGCCTTCACCTCCGTGAGCAGCTGCTCCCCGAGCCGGGCCAGCATCCTGACCGGCCTACCCCAG CACCAGAACGGGATGTACGGGCTGCACCAGGACGTGCATCACTTCAACTCCTTCGACGGCGTGAGgagcctgccccagctgctcagCCACGCAGGCGTCCGGACAG GGATAATTGGGAAGAAGCACGTGGGGCCGGGGGCTGTGTACCCCTTCGACTTTGCCTACACAGAGGAGAACAGCTCGGTCCTGCAGGTGGGGAGAAACATCACCCGGATCAAGGAGCTCGTCCGGCGcttcctgcagagccaggacgagag GCCTTTCTTCCTCTATGTTGCCTTCCACGACCCTCACCGCtgcgggcactcccagccccagtatGGGCCCTTTTGTGAGAAGTTTGGCAATGGACAGAGCGGGATGGGCTGGATCCCTGACTGGAAGCCACAGCTTTACCAGCCCGACCAAGTGCAG GTCCCTCCCTTTGTCCCAGACACGCCGGCTGCCCGGGAGGACCTGGCTGCCCAGTACACGACCATTGGGCGCATGGACCAAG GGATCGGGCtggtcctgcaggagctgctccacgCCGGTTTCCTCAACAGCACCCTGGTGATCTACACCTCCGACAACGGCATCCCGTTCCCCGGGGGCAGGACCAACCTGTACCGCTCGGGCACCGCCCAGCCgctgctgctctcctccccCGAGCACCCCCGGCGCTGGGGGCAGGTCAGCCCGGCCTTCGCCTCCCTCCTGG aCCTGACGCCGACCATTCTGGACTGGTTCTCCATCCCGTACCCTGCTTACAGCATCTTTGGCAAGAGGCGTGTGCAGCTCACTGGGAAgtctctgctgccagccctggagtCGGAGCAGCCCTGGGCCACCTCCTTCATGAGCCAGAGCCACCACGAGGTGACCATGTACTACCCCATGCGAGCTGTGCAGCAGCGCCAGTACCGCCTCATCCACAACCTGCACTACAGGATGCCCTTCCCCATCGACCAGGACCTGTACGTGTCGCCCACCTTCCAGGACCTGCTGGGGCGCACCCAGGCGGGGCAGCCCACGCACTGGAACAGGAGCCTGCAGCAGTACTACTACCGCCCCCGCTGGGAGCTGTTTGACTGCAGCCAGGACCCTGCCGAGAGCCACAACCTGGCCCCCGATCCCCGCTATGCCAGcgtgctgcagctgctcagggcacagctccTCCAGTGGCAGTGGGACACCGGGGACCCCTGGGTGTGCGCCCCCGATGCTGTGCTGGAGGAGAAActgagcccccagtgccagcctctgCACAACGAGCTGTGA
- the GAA gene encoding lysosomal alpha-glucosidase isoform X2 codes for MAPGPGLAAALLALLLPVPVSVSARGPGAAACEVSPSSRFDCGPERFLSRADCEARGCCYSPGPGPRSGSGPPWCFFPLGYRSYRAENLTATESGFSARLRRQAASFLPAPVDELRLELALETPARLRFTLRDAARPRYEVPLATPRVHGRASSTLYGLQVSQEPFGLVVCRQRSGRVLLNTTVAPLIFTDQFLQISTSLPSHFISGLGEHLTPLFLDTAWTRVTLWNRDMAPVPHANLYGSHPFYLVMEDDGSAHGVFLLNSNAMDVLLQPSPALTWRTTGGILDFYIFLGPDPKSVVRQYLDVVGFPFMPPYWGLGFHLCRWGYSSTDITRQVVANMTAARFPLDVQWNDLDYTDAKRDFTFNKTSFRDYPEMVRDFHSRGLRYIMIVEPGISSSGAPGTYKPYDEGLKRGVFIRNATGQPLVGKVWPGPTVFPDFTNPETHEWWHDMVKDFHDQVPFDGMWLDMNEPSNFVEGSQDGCPNNNLEHPPYVPGVFGGRLQAGTICASSQQYLSSHYNLHSLYGLSEAVASHSALLRVRGKRPFIISRSTFAGHGRYAGHWTGDVGSDWQQLYYSIPEVLLFNLFGVPLVGADICGFLGDTNEELCVRWTQLGAFYPFMRNHNDHGNRPQEPFVFSPPAQAAMRNALRLRYSLLPFLYTLFHRAHSAGETVARPLFLEFPTDPNTWAVDRQLLWGGGLLVTPVLEAGQTKVSGYFPAGTWYSLTGDSTIHSKGQWIILPAPLDTINVHVRAGHILPLQEPAFSTAQSRGKGMALVVALTPDGFARGELFWDDGDSWETFERGDYTELLFLASNDAVLSQLLRASAHLDGVLLEAVTVLGVTSPPRRVLANGAIVRDFSYRSDTQVLWVPVSLPMWEQFVISWS; via the exons atggcgccgggcccggggctggCGGCCgcgctgctggcgctgctgctccCGGTCCCGGTCTCGGTCTCGGCTCGGGGCCCCGGCGCTGCCGCCTGCGAGGTGTCCCCGAGCAGCCGCTTCGACTGCGGCCCCGAGCGGTTCCTGTCGCGGGCGGACTGCGAGGCGCGGGGCTGCTGCTACAGCCCGGGGCCCGGGCCGCGCTCCGGGTCCGGCCCGCCCTGGTGCTTCTTCCCCCTCGGCTACCGCAGCTACCGCGCCGAGAACCTGACGGCCACCGAGAGCGGCTTCTCCGCCCGCCTGCGCCGCCAGGCCGCCTCCTTCCTGCCGGCACCGGTGGACGAGCTGCGGCTGGAGCTGGCGCTGGAGACCCCGGCCCGCCTGCGCTTCACG ctccgggacgCCGCCCGGCCGCGCTATGAGGTGCCGCTGGCCACGCCGCGGGTGCACGGCCGAGCCTCCTCCACGCTGTACGGGCTGCAGGTCAGCCAGGAGCCCTTCGGCCTCGTCGTGTGCCGGCAGCGCAGTGGGAGAGTCCT GCTGAACACCACGGTCGCACCCCTCATTTTCACAGACCAGTTCCTGCAGATCTccacctccctgccctcccactTTATTtcggggctgggggagcaccTGACCCCGCTGTTCCTTGACACAGCATGGACCAGGGTCACCCTCTGGAATCGGGACATGGCACCTGTG ccccacgCCAACCTCTACGGCTCCCACCCTTTCTACCTGGTGATGGAGGACGATGGTTCAGCCCACGGTGTGTTTCTGCTGAACAGCAACGCCATGG AcgtgctcctgcagcccagcccggccctgaCCTGGCGCACGACAGGAGGGATCCTGGACTTCTACATCTTCCTGGGCCCCGACCCCAAGAGTGTGGTGCGGCAGTACCTGGATGTGGTTG GGTTCCCCTTCATGCCCCCATACTGGGGCCTGGGCTTCCACCTGTGCCGCTGGGGCTACTCCTCCACAGACATCACCCGGCAGGTGGTGGCCAACATGACAGCAGCTCGCTTCCCCCTG GATGTGCAGTGGAATGACCTGGACTACACAGATGCCAAGAGGGATTTCACCTTCAACAAGACAAGCTTCAGGGACTACCCCGAGATGGTGCGGGACTTCCACAGCCGCGGGCTGAGGTACATCATGATCGTG GAACCTGGGATCAGCAGCTCGGGGGCCCCTGGCACCTACAAGCCCTATGATGAGGGCCTGAAGCGAGGGGTGTTCATCAGGAACGCCACAGGGCAGCCCCTGGTCGGGAAG gtctGGCCAGGCCCCACGGTGTTCCCAGACTTCACCAACCCAGAGACTCACGAGTGGTGGCACGACATGGTGAAGGACTTCCACGATCAAGTGCCCTTCGATGGCATGTGGCTC gaCATGAACGAGCCGTCCAACTTCGTGGAGGGCTCCCAGGATGGCTGCCCCAACAACAACCTGGAGCACCCCCCTTACGTGCCAG GCGTGTTCGGGGGCCGCCTGCAGGCCGGCACCATCTGTGCCTCCAGCCAGCAGTACCTGTCCTCTCACTACAACCTGCACAGCCTGTACGGGCTGAGCGAGGCCGTGGCCTCCCACAG TGCTCTGCTGAGGGTGCGGGGCAAGCGGCCCTTCATCATCTCACGCTCCACCTTCGCCGGGCACGGCCGCTACGCCGGGCACTGGACAGGCGATGTGGGCAGCGACTGGCAGCAGCTCTACTACTCCATACCAG AGGTGCTGCTCTTCAACCTCTTTGGGGTGCCTCTGGTGGGTGCTGACATCTGCGGCTTCCTGGGTGACACCAACGAGGAGCTGTGCGTGCGCTGGACCCAGCTGGGAGCTTTCTACCCCTTCATGAGGAACCACAACGACCACGGCAACCGG CCACAGGAGCCCTTTGTCTTCAGCCCGCCGGCCCAGGCTGCCATGAGGAACGCCCTGCGCCTCCGGTACTCGCTGCTGCCCTTCCTCTACACGCTGTTCCACCGGGCCCACAGCGCCGGGGAGACCGTGGCACGGCCCCTGTTCCTCGA gtTCCCCACAGACCCCAACACCTGGGCCGTGGACCGCCAGCTCCTGTGGGGCGGGGGGCTGCTCGTCACCCCCGTGCTGGAGGCAGGACAGACCAAAGTCAGCGGCTACTTCCCAGCAGGGACGTGGTACAGCCTCACAGGG GACTCCACCATCCACAGCAAAGGGCAGTGGATCATCCTGCCAGCGCCCCTGGACACCATCAACGTCCACGTCCGTGCAGGGCACATCCTGCCCCTGCAG GAACCTGCCTTCAGCACTGCCCAGTCCCGAGGGAAGGGCATGGCCCTGGTGGTGGCGCTGACCCCGGACGGCTTCGCCAGGGGAGAGCTGTTCTGGGACgatggggacagctgggagacCTTTGAGAGGGGCGACTACAccgagctgctcttcctggcctcCAAC GACgccgtgctcagccagctgctgcGGGCCAGTGCCCACCTGGACGGGGTCCTGCTGGAGGCTGTCACCGTGCTGGGGGTCACCAGCCCTCCCCGGCGAGTCCTGGCCAACGGTGCCATCGTCAGGGACTTCTCCTACCGCAGTGACACCCAG GTGCTATGGGTCCCTGTGTCGCTGCCCATGTGGGAGCAGTTTGTGATCTCCTGGTCCTGA
- the GAA gene encoding lysosomal alpha-glucosidase isoform X1: protein MAPGPGLAAALLALLLPVPVSVSARGPGAAACEVSPSSRFDCGPERFLSRADCEARGCCYSPGPGPRSGSGPPWCFFPLGYRSYRAENLTATESGFSARLRRQAASFLPAPVDELRLELALETPARLRFTLRDAARPRYEVPLATPRVHGRASSTLYGLQVSQEPFGLVVCRQRSGRVLLNTTVAPLIFTDQFLQISTSLPSHFISGLGEHLTPLFLDTAWTRVTLWNRDMAPVSPTGTHRALLQPHANLYGSHPFYLVMEDDGSAHGVFLLNSNAMDVLLQPSPALTWRTTGGILDFYIFLGPDPKSVVRQYLDVVGFPFMPPYWGLGFHLCRWGYSSTDITRQVVANMTAARFPLDVQWNDLDYTDAKRDFTFNKTSFRDYPEMVRDFHSRGLRYIMIVEPGISSSGAPGTYKPYDEGLKRGVFIRNATGQPLVGKVWPGPTVFPDFTNPETHEWWHDMVKDFHDQVPFDGMWLDMNEPSNFVEGSQDGCPNNNLEHPPYVPGVFGGRLQAGTICASSQQYLSSHYNLHSLYGLSEAVASHSALLRVRGKRPFIISRSTFAGHGRYAGHWTGDVGSDWQQLYYSIPEVLLFNLFGVPLVGADICGFLGDTNEELCVRWTQLGAFYPFMRNHNDHGNRPQEPFVFSPPAQAAMRNALRLRYSLLPFLYTLFHRAHSAGETVARPLFLEFPTDPNTWAVDRQLLWGGGLLVTPVLEAGQTKVSGYFPAGTWYSLTGDSTIHSKGQWIILPAPLDTINVHVRAGHILPLQEPAFSTAQSRGKGMALVVALTPDGFARGELFWDDGDSWETFERGDYTELLFLASNDAVLSQLLRASAHLDGVLLEAVTVLGVTSPPRRVLANGAIVRDFSYRSDTQVLWVPVSLPMWEQFVISWS, encoded by the exons atggcgccgggcccggggctggCGGCCgcgctgctggcgctgctgctccCGGTCCCGGTCTCGGTCTCGGCTCGGGGCCCCGGCGCTGCCGCCTGCGAGGTGTCCCCGAGCAGCCGCTTCGACTGCGGCCCCGAGCGGTTCCTGTCGCGGGCGGACTGCGAGGCGCGGGGCTGCTGCTACAGCCCGGGGCCCGGGCCGCGCTCCGGGTCCGGCCCGCCCTGGTGCTTCTTCCCCCTCGGCTACCGCAGCTACCGCGCCGAGAACCTGACGGCCACCGAGAGCGGCTTCTCCGCCCGCCTGCGCCGCCAGGCCGCCTCCTTCCTGCCGGCACCGGTGGACGAGCTGCGGCTGGAGCTGGCGCTGGAGACCCCGGCCCGCCTGCGCTTCACG ctccgggacgCCGCCCGGCCGCGCTATGAGGTGCCGCTGGCCACGCCGCGGGTGCACGGCCGAGCCTCCTCCACGCTGTACGGGCTGCAGGTCAGCCAGGAGCCCTTCGGCCTCGTCGTGTGCCGGCAGCGCAGTGGGAGAGTCCT GCTGAACACCACGGTCGCACCCCTCATTTTCACAGACCAGTTCCTGCAGATCTccacctccctgccctcccactTTATTtcggggctgggggagcaccTGACCCCGCTGTTCCTTGACACAGCATGGACCAGGGTCACCCTCTGGAATCGGGACATGGCACCTGTG agccccactGGCACGCAccgtgctctgctccagccccacgCCAACCTCTACGGCTCCCACCCTTTCTACCTGGTGATGGAGGACGATGGTTCAGCCCACGGTGTGTTTCTGCTGAACAGCAACGCCATGG AcgtgctcctgcagcccagcccggccctgaCCTGGCGCACGACAGGAGGGATCCTGGACTTCTACATCTTCCTGGGCCCCGACCCCAAGAGTGTGGTGCGGCAGTACCTGGATGTGGTTG GGTTCCCCTTCATGCCCCCATACTGGGGCCTGGGCTTCCACCTGTGCCGCTGGGGCTACTCCTCCACAGACATCACCCGGCAGGTGGTGGCCAACATGACAGCAGCTCGCTTCCCCCTG GATGTGCAGTGGAATGACCTGGACTACACAGATGCCAAGAGGGATTTCACCTTCAACAAGACAAGCTTCAGGGACTACCCCGAGATGGTGCGGGACTTCCACAGCCGCGGGCTGAGGTACATCATGATCGTG GAACCTGGGATCAGCAGCTCGGGGGCCCCTGGCACCTACAAGCCCTATGATGAGGGCCTGAAGCGAGGGGTGTTCATCAGGAACGCCACAGGGCAGCCCCTGGTCGGGAAG gtctGGCCAGGCCCCACGGTGTTCCCAGACTTCACCAACCCAGAGACTCACGAGTGGTGGCACGACATGGTGAAGGACTTCCACGATCAAGTGCCCTTCGATGGCATGTGGCTC gaCATGAACGAGCCGTCCAACTTCGTGGAGGGCTCCCAGGATGGCTGCCCCAACAACAACCTGGAGCACCCCCCTTACGTGCCAG GCGTGTTCGGGGGCCGCCTGCAGGCCGGCACCATCTGTGCCTCCAGCCAGCAGTACCTGTCCTCTCACTACAACCTGCACAGCCTGTACGGGCTGAGCGAGGCCGTGGCCTCCCACAG TGCTCTGCTGAGGGTGCGGGGCAAGCGGCCCTTCATCATCTCACGCTCCACCTTCGCCGGGCACGGCCGCTACGCCGGGCACTGGACAGGCGATGTGGGCAGCGACTGGCAGCAGCTCTACTACTCCATACCAG AGGTGCTGCTCTTCAACCTCTTTGGGGTGCCTCTGGTGGGTGCTGACATCTGCGGCTTCCTGGGTGACACCAACGAGGAGCTGTGCGTGCGCTGGACCCAGCTGGGAGCTTTCTACCCCTTCATGAGGAACCACAACGACCACGGCAACCGG CCACAGGAGCCCTTTGTCTTCAGCCCGCCGGCCCAGGCTGCCATGAGGAACGCCCTGCGCCTCCGGTACTCGCTGCTGCCCTTCCTCTACACGCTGTTCCACCGGGCCCACAGCGCCGGGGAGACCGTGGCACGGCCCCTGTTCCTCGA gtTCCCCACAGACCCCAACACCTGGGCCGTGGACCGCCAGCTCCTGTGGGGCGGGGGGCTGCTCGTCACCCCCGTGCTGGAGGCAGGACAGACCAAAGTCAGCGGCTACTTCCCAGCAGGGACGTGGTACAGCCTCACAGGG GACTCCACCATCCACAGCAAAGGGCAGTGGATCATCCTGCCAGCGCCCCTGGACACCATCAACGTCCACGTCCGTGCAGGGCACATCCTGCCCCTGCAG GAACCTGCCTTCAGCACTGCCCAGTCCCGAGGGAAGGGCATGGCCCTGGTGGTGGCGCTGACCCCGGACGGCTTCGCCAGGGGAGAGCTGTTCTGGGACgatggggacagctgggagacCTTTGAGAGGGGCGACTACAccgagctgctcttcctggcctcCAAC GACgccgtgctcagccagctgctgcGGGCCAGTGCCCACCTGGACGGGGTCCTGCTGGAGGCTGTCACCGTGCTGGGGGTCACCAGCCCTCCCCGGCGAGTCCTGGCCAACGGTGCCATCGTCAGGGACTTCTCCTACCGCAGTGACACCCAG GTGCTATGGGTCCCTGTGTCGCTGCCCATGTGGGAGCAGTTTGTGATCTCCTGGTCCTGA
- the CCDC40 gene encoding coiled-coil domain-containing protein 40 yields the protein MAEPPRDDMEQPGPGGGASPPPSGAPAAEPGASSHHAAPSSELPGGHGSPRRERAAEEPERRKPRLKKGETELLVLDPEHPLMTRFQAALKNYLTKQIEQVNLDLHGMRTAMKSSKEQREELGVILYGAQQQLGQLEEELEKSHERWWQAAEARQQLEEELQALRAAHKEMCHSTEGERKKVSTMQTQIENLALELLYVQSLDQEMHHRLLLMKQSARRAEADRIRAEVEKKKQDIFLDQLTRRVHQLQEQIALFEAQLVAQAEDTKVTRQAITEAGLEVQAINMEKKKLMEHWNSSLAGMKQRDEAYVVTQELLSNYRRDLKSLEGDIHGCGKSIRKEEEKNESLVRLLNRSQNDASVTRQLIAQCLQEQEALQVQAGAYTRVLHETEEALSRTRMDQAAHLNELLSIRKGIQKGTYASEQLESEIMAKLQDQRISSKVAKHFSQLAEKLRNRKSNLELHFYKVENDVAQIILNATNTSCRLTVHQKTLCEVDKEIKNVNEQITCQENEIAKSKILAEKKGGILCLYNKKLEMLLSQQGGQELGPLEIEINRLNQEIEDCNSEAVTLQKYWLSEQKELMKLTQEKEEQITSLDTLQKQSIIMQQRKLRLDNEIQQEMKEQKDVERHMKNMSNDLIKLNTLINKNNSSVENLQNGRIVTENEFVQSLKAAEKESMEMQERHSKLTEEKERLLNSLVEAEHQILLWEKKFQLAKEMKDTTDALTEHGEIHDMKTEIRRMQVRYGQLQKQQEMLIRAMEACVSQRETITDRAEAQNKLKHSTKSDVQSRKEDLKKKIREIQENIYECNQTMQELETIQESLKDNFSEKQQEVCQLQDETESLILDREYLHYEKRWNLLEIVAHQARQKQLQALRQGKYKALCHTEESCMNQQEKVEDRLQTISTIVQQIQEEQPQHQRALQWLSHCLRAKLASQEA from the exons GACGACATGGAGCAGCCAGGCCCAGGTGGAGGAGCCTCTCCCCCTCCCTCGGGAGCACCTGCAGCCGAGCCAG GAGCCAGCTCTCACCATGCAGCGCCGAGCTCGGAGCTCCCCGGTGGCCATGGCAGCCCAAGAAGGGAGAGGGCAGCCGAGGAGCCTGAGAGGAGAAAACCGAGGctgaaaaaaggagaaacagaGCTGCTCGTCCTGGACCCAGAACAT CCTCTGATGACAAGATTCCAGGCTGCCCTGAAGAACTACCTCACCAAGCAGATAGAACAAGTGAACCTGGACCTGCATGGAATG AGAACAGCCatgaagagcagcaaggagcagcgggaggagctgggggtgatCCTCTATggggcccagcagcagctggggcagctggaggaggagctggagaagaGCCACGAGCGCTGGTGGCAGGCGGCGGAGGCAcggcagcagctggaggaggagctgcaggcccTCAGGGCTGCTCACAAGGAAATGTGTCACAGCACCGAGGGGGAGCGCAAGAAAG TTTCTACAATGCAGACCCAGATTGAGAACCTGGCCTTGGAGCTCCTCTACGTGCAGAGCTTGGACCAGGAGATGCATCACAGGCTCTTATTGATGAAACAGTCAGCAAGGAGGGCTGAGGCAGACAGGATCCGGGCTGAGgtggagaagaaaaaacag GACATTTTCCTGGACCAGCTGACAAGGAGAGtccaccagctgcaggaacaaattGCTCTGTTTGAAGCTCAGCTTGTGGCCCAGGCAGAGGACACAAAAGTGACCCGGCAGGCAATCACTGAG gctgggctggaggtcCAGGCTATTAACATGGAGAAAAAGAAGCTGATGGAGCACTGGAACAGCAGCTTGGCTGGAATGAAGCAGAGGGATGAGGCCTATGTTGTcactcaggagctgctgag CAACTACAGACGTGACCTCAAGTCCCTAGAGGGGGACATCCATGGCTGTGGGAAGTCCATCaggaaagaggaggagaagaacgAGAGCCTGGTCAGGCTGCTGAACCGCTCCCAGAACGATGCCAGTGTGACAAGGCAGCTGATTGCCCagtgcctgcaggagcaggaggccctgcaggtcCAGGCTGGCGCCTACACTCGGGTTCTCCACGAGACAGAGGAGGCCCTCAGCAGGACCAGGATG GACCAGGCTGCTCACCTGAATGAGCTGCTGTCCATCAGGAAGGGAATACAGAAGGGAACTTATGCCAGCGAGCAGCTAGAGAGTGAAATCATGGCCAAGCTCCAGGACCAGAGGATATCCAGCAAAGTTGCAAAGCACTTCTCCCAGCTGGCTGAAAAGCTGCGGAACAGAAAGAGCAACCTG GAGCTGCATTTTTACAAGGTTGAGAACGATGTGGCCCAGATTATTCTGAATGCAACCAATACCAGCTGCAGGCTGACAGTTCACCAGAAAACACTCTGTGAGGTggacaaggaaataaaaaatgtgaACGAACAGATCACCTGCCAGGAAAATGAGATTGCCAAGTCCAAGATCCTGGCTGAGAAGAAGGGAGGGATCCTCTGCCTGTACAACAAGAAGCTGGAGATGCTTCTTTCTCAGCAAGGG GGGCAAGAACTGGGCCCGCTGGAGATTGAGATCAACAGGCTGAACCAGGAGATAGAAGACTGCAACTCCGAGGCGGTGACGTTGCAGAAGTACTGGCTGAGTGAGCAGAAGGAGCTGATGAAGCTGACACAGGAGAAGGAGGAACAGATCACCTCCCTGGACacgctgcagaagcagagcatcaTCATGCAGCAGAGGAAGCTGCGCCTGGACA ATGAAATTCAGCAGGAAATGAAAGAGCAGAAGGACGTGGAACGGCACATGAAGAACATGTCAAATGACTTGATTAAGTTGAACACGTTGATCAACAAGAACAACAGCAGCGTTGAGAACCTGCAAAATGGCAGAATTGTCACAGAGAACGAGTTTGTGCAGTCTCTCAAG GCAGCAGAAAAAGAATCTATGGAGATGCAGGAGAGGCACAGTAAACTGACTGAGGAGAAGGAAAGGCTCCTGAACAGCCTGGTGGAAGCAGA GCATCAGATCCTGCTGTGGGAGAAGAAGTTCCAGCTGGCAAAAGAGATGAAGGATACCACAGATGCTCTGACAGAACACGGCGAGATCCATGACATGAAAACAGAGATTCGGAGGATGCAA GTGCGCTATgggcagctgcagaagcagcaggagatgctgaTTCGGGCCATGGAGGCGTGTGTTTCCCAGAGAGAGACAATCACAGACCGGGCAGAGGCTCAGAACAAGCTGAAGCACAGCACCAAGAGCGACGTCCAAAGCAGGAAAGAGGACCTGAAGAAGAAGATCAGGGAAATCCAGGAG AACATTTATGAATGCAACCAAACCATGCAGGAGCTGGAGACCATCCAAGAGTCCCTCAAAGACAACttttcagaaaagcagcaggaagtgtgccagctccaggatgAGACTGAGAGCCTTATCTTGGACAGGGAATATCTTCACTACGAGAAACGATGg AACCTGTTGGAGATTGTGGCCCACCAGGCACGCCAGAAGCAGCTGCAGGCTCTGAGGCAAGGGAAGTACAAGGCCCTGTGCCACACTGAAGAGTCCTGCATGAACCAGCAGGAGAAAGTGGAGGATCGGCTGCAGACCATAAGCACCATCGTGCAGCAGAtccaggaggagcagccccagcaccaaAGGGCTCTGCAGTGGCTCAGTCACTGCTTGAGAGCCAAGCTCGCGTCGCAGGAAGCCTGA